Proteins co-encoded in one Ruegeria pomeroyi DSS-3 genomic window:
- a CDS encoding FAD-dependent oxidoreductase — MNKIFEVPLYAYARSPDQDASSPVRHKVIVIGAGPIGLAAAIDLAQQGIEVVVLDDNDKVSFGSRAVCYAKRPLEILDRLGCGQPMVDKGVEWNLGKVFFDDRQVYDFNLLPEGGHQRPAFINLQQYYFEEYLVNRVRELQETGAPIEIRGRNKVEAIGTHPDHVKLEVETPEGSYTVEADWLIACDGAGSPVRSMLGLDFVGRVFEDNFLIADVIMDAGFPTERWFWFDPPFNRGQSALLHKQPDNVWRIDLQLGWDIDKEREKRPENVIPRLKAMLGEDVQFELEWVSIYTFQCRRMEKFRHGRVLFAGDAAHQVSPFGARGANSGLQDTDNLIWKLKLVMEGKAPESLLDSYDMERVHGADENILNSSRSTDFITPKSEMSRILRDAVLDLSEQYEFARPLVNSGRLSVPCTYDGSPLNSADALLDGPARTRPGSPCPDAPLGDGFLLPKLGDRFILLTIDADAPDSIEEEGVEVTRLALSVKDDPTMELKRRYLGDNDSAVYLIRPDQHVAARRATFDETQFRHAIRRATGKE; from the coding sequence ATGAACAAAATCTTCGAAGTCCCACTCTACGCCTATGCGCGCAGTCCCGATCAGGACGCCTCCAGCCCCGTGCGCCACAAGGTGATCGTGATCGGCGCCGGCCCCATCGGGCTGGCCGCCGCCATCGACCTTGCCCAGCAGGGGATCGAGGTCGTGGTGCTGGACGATAATGACAAGGTCAGTTTCGGCAGCCGAGCTGTCTGCTATGCCAAGCGCCCGCTGGAGATCCTCGACCGGCTCGGCTGCGGGCAGCCGATGGTCGACAAGGGGGTCGAATGGAACCTGGGCAAGGTCTTCTTCGACGACCGGCAGGTCTATGACTTCAACCTGCTGCCAGAAGGCGGCCACCAGCGCCCCGCCTTCATCAACCTGCAACAGTACTATTTCGAGGAATACCTGGTGAACCGGGTCCGCGAATTGCAGGAGACCGGTGCCCCCATCGAAATCCGGGGCCGCAACAAGGTCGAGGCGATCGGCACCCATCCCGACCATGTCAAGCTGGAGGTCGAGACGCCCGAAGGCTCGTACACCGTCGAGGCCGACTGGCTGATCGCCTGCGATGGCGCCGGATCGCCGGTACGTTCGATGCTGGGGCTCGATTTCGTGGGCCGCGTGTTCGAGGACAACTTCCTGATTGCCGATGTGATCATGGATGCGGGTTTTCCGACCGAGCGCTGGTTCTGGTTCGACCCGCCTTTCAACCGGGGTCAATCCGCCCTGCTGCACAAGCAGCCCGACAATGTCTGGCGCATCGACCTGCAACTGGGCTGGGACATCGACAAGGAGCGTGAAAAGCGCCCCGAAAACGTGATCCCGCGGCTCAAGGCGATGCTGGGCGAGGATGTGCAGTTCGAGCTGGAATGGGTCTCGATCTACACGTTCCAGTGCCGCCGGATGGAGAAGTTCCGCCATGGCCGGGTGCTGTTTGCGGGCGACGCCGCGCATCAGGTTTCGCCGTTCGGTGCACGCGGCGCCAACTCGGGCCTGCAGGATACCGACAACCTGATCTGGAAACTGAAACTGGTGATGGAGGGCAAGGCACCCGAAAGCCTGCTCGACAGCTATGATATGGAGCGGGTTCACGGCGCCGACGAGAATATCCTCAATTCGTCGCGCTCCACCGATTTCATCACGCCCAAATCCGAGATGTCGCGTATCCTGCGTGATGCGGTGCTGGACCTGAGCGAGCAGTATGAATTCGCCCGTCCGCTGGTGAATTCGGGCCGCCTGTCGGTGCCCTGCACCTATGACGGCTCGCCGCTCAACTCGGCCGACGCGCTGTTGGATGGCCCGGCGCGCACCCGTCCCGGCAGCCCCTGCCCCGACGCGCCGCTGGGTGACGGGTTCCTGCTGCCCAAGCTGGGCGACAGGTTCATCCTGCTGACCATCGACGCCGATGCCCCCGATAGCATCGAGGAAGAGGGTGTCGAGGTCACGCGCCTGGCGCTCTCGGTCAAGGACGACCCGACCATGGAGCTGAAACGCCGCTATCTGGGCGACAATGACAGCGCTGTCTATCTGATCCGCCCCGACCAGCATGTCGCTGCCCGCCGCGCGACATTCGACGAAACCCAGTTCCGGCACGCGATCCGCCGGGCCACCGGCAAGGAGTGA
- a CDS encoding taurine ABC transporter substrate-binding protein: protein MTAKTKLLGAVAGLALAIGAMPAAVAAEGEITVAYFLEWPMPFEYAKQKGTYDEVLGVKVNWVSFESGVKMSAAMASGDVHLSVSQGVPPFVVATSAGQDLQILDVAVSYADNDNCVVRSELEIDKDNAGELAGKKVAVPLGTAAHYGFLKQMNHFGVDVASMDVVDMDPPDGAAAIAQGAVDMFCGWGGSLRRALEHGNVLLTGDEKTELGILVFDVTSGPAGWVAENSDLVAKFLKVTADANAMWADEANRAEMLPLIAKDAGMDEEATASTIATFKFPTIEQQLSGGWLGGNAQTFMKGVADVFVEAGSIDSALDTYENAVNTGPLSAAGGM, encoded by the coding sequence ATGACTGCAAAAACGAAGCTTCTGGGTGCTGTGGCCGGACTGGCGCTGGCGATCGGCGCCATGCCCGCGGCGGTGGCTGCCGAGGGCGAGATCACCGTGGCCTATTTCCTCGAATGGCCGATGCCGTTCGAATATGCCAAGCAGAAGGGCACCTATGACGAGGTGCTGGGCGTCAAGGTCAACTGGGTCAGCTTCGAAAGTGGCGTGAAGATGTCGGCGGCGATGGCCTCGGGCGATGTGCACCTGTCGGTCAGCCAGGGCGTTCCGCCCTTCGTGGTTGCCACCTCGGCCGGGCAGGACCTGCAGATCCTCGATGTGGCGGTGTCTTATGCCGACAACGACAACTGCGTCGTGCGCTCGGAACTGGAGATCGACAAGGACAACGCTGGCGAGCTGGCCGGCAAGAAGGTCGCCGTGCCGCTGGGCACCGCCGCCCATTATGGCTTCCTCAAGCAGATGAACCATTTCGGCGTCGATGTGGCCAGCATGGATGTCGTCGACATGGATCCGCCCGATGGCGCCGCGGCGATTGCCCAGGGCGCGGTCGACATGTTCTGCGGCTGGGGCGGCTCGCTGCGCCGGGCACTGGAGCATGGCAACGTGCTGCTGACCGGTGACGAGAAGACCGAGCTGGGTATCCTGGTGTTCGACGTGACCTCGGGCCCGGCGGGCTGGGTCGCGGAAAACAGCGATCTGGTTGCCAAGTTCCTCAAGGTGACCGCGGATGCAAACGCCATGTGGGCGGACGAGGCAAACCGTGCCGAGATGCTGCCGCTGATCGCCAAGGACGCGGGCATGGATGAAGAGGCGACCGCCTCGACCATCGCCACCTTCAAGTTCCCGACGATCGAGCAGCAGCTGAGCGGTGGCTGGCTGGGCGGCAACGCGCAGACCTTCATGAAGGGGGTCGCCGATGTGTTCGTCGAGGCCGGCAGCATCGACAGCGCGCTGGACACCTATGAGAACGCCGTGAACACCGGGCCGCTGTCCGCGGCAGGCGGCATGTAA
- a CDS encoding VOC family protein — translation MKIEKIHHVAYRCKDAKETVEWYGKMLNMDFILAIAEDHVPSTHEPDPYMHLFLDAGNGNVLAFFELPTKPEMGRDPNTPVWVQHIAFKVKDRETLIEFKEHLEANGVEVLGVTDHSIFHSIYFFDPNGHRVELACPDPEEEALLKRMDEVKWDMLEEWSRTKKAPQHAAWLHAKELNKTV, via the coding sequence ATGAAAATCGAGAAAATCCACCACGTCGCCTATCGCTGCAAGGACGCCAAGGAAACCGTCGAATGGTATGGCAAGATGCTGAACATGGACTTCATCCTGGCGATTGCCGAGGATCACGTCCCCTCGACCCATGAACCGGACCCGTATATGCATCTGTTCCTGGATGCAGGCAACGGCAATGTGCTGGCCTTCTTCGAACTGCCGACCAAGCCCGAGATGGGCCGCGACCCGAACACGCCCGTCTGGGTCCAGCATATCGCGTTCAAGGTCAAGGACCGCGAGACGCTGATCGAGTTCAAGGAGCATCTGGAGGCCAATGGCGTCGAGGTTCTGGGCGTCACCGATCACTCGATCTTCCACTCGATCTACTTCTTCGACCCCAATGGCCACCGCGTCGAACTGGCCTGCCCCGACCCGGAGGAAGAGGCGCTGCTCAAGCGCATGGACGAGGTCAAGTGGGACATGCTCGAAGAGTGGTCGCGCACCAAGAAGGCGCCGCAGCACGCCGCCTGGTTGCACGCCAAGGAGCTGAACAAGACCGTCTGA
- a CDS encoding aspartate aminotransferase family protein, which yields MDGTFNENDLSRVVEADRAHIWHHLIQHKPFETNDPRIIVEGKGMRVWDQNGKEHLDAVSGGVWTVNVGYGRESICKAVYDQLMKLCYFANSAGSIPGALYAEKLISKMPGMSRVYYTNSGSEANEKAFKMVRQIAHKKYGGKKTKILYRDRDYHGSTLAAMSAGGQDERNAQYGPFAPDFVKVPHCMEYRKEELGLGHLSGAEFGRAAADLIEEVILREGPETVGALCLEPVTAGGGVITPPEGYWERVQEICKQYDVLLHIDEVVCGIGRTGTWFGYQQYGIKPDFVTMAKGVASGYAAIACMVTTEEVFDLFKDNTDDPLNYFRDISTFGGCTAGPAAALENMRIIEDEDLLGNCTAMGERMLGNLHALMEKHAVIGDVRGKGLFLGAELVANRETKEPVSEKQAQAVVADCMAQGVIIGVTNRSIPGRNNTLCFSPALIATAEDIDAITDAVDQALTRVFG from the coding sequence ATGGACGGCACGTTCAACGAAAACGATCTGAGTCGGGTGGTCGAAGCCGACCGCGCCCATATCTGGCACCATCTGATTCAGCACAAACCCTTTGAGACCAACGACCCCCGCATCATCGTCGAAGGCAAGGGCATGCGGGTCTGGGATCAGAACGGCAAAGAGCATCTCGACGCCGTCTCGGGCGGGGTCTGGACCGTCAACGTCGGCTATGGTCGTGAGTCCATCTGCAAGGCGGTTTATGACCAGTTGATGAAACTGTGCTACTTCGCCAACTCGGCCGGGTCGATCCCCGGCGCGCTTTATGCCGAGAAGCTGATTTCCAAGATGCCGGGGATGAGCCGGGTCTATTATACCAACTCGGGTTCCGAGGCGAACGAGAAGGCGTTCAAGATGGTGCGCCAGATCGCGCACAAGAAATACGGCGGCAAGAAGACCAAGATCCTCTATCGCGACCGCGACTATCACGGCTCGACCCTTGCGGCGATGTCGGCGGGCGGCCAGGACGAGCGCAACGCGCAATACGGCCCCTTCGCGCCGGATTTCGTCAAGGTTCCCCATTGCATGGAATACCGCAAGGAAGAGCTGGGGCTGGGTCATCTGTCGGGCGCCGAGTTCGGCCGCGCCGCCGCCGACCTGATCGAAGAGGTGATCCTGCGCGAGGGCCCCGAAACCGTCGGCGCGCTGTGCCTTGAGCCGGTGACCGCCGGTGGCGGCGTCATCACCCCGCCCGAAGGCTATTGGGAGCGGGTGCAGGAGATCTGCAAGCAATACGATGTGCTGCTGCATATCGACGAGGTCGTCTGTGGCATCGGCCGCACCGGCACCTGGTTTGGCTATCAGCAATACGGCATCAAGCCCGACTTCGTGACCATGGCCAAGGGCGTCGCCTCGGGCTATGCGGCCATCGCCTGCATGGTGACCACCGAAGAGGTCTTTGACCTGTTCAAGGACAACACCGACGATCCGCTGAACTACTTCCGCGATATCTCGACCTTTGGCGGCTGCACCGCTGGCCCCGCCGCGGCGCTGGAAAACATGCGGATCATCGAGGACGAGGACCTGCTGGGCAACTGCACCGCCATGGGCGAGCGGATGCTGGGCAACCTGCACGCGCTGATGGAAAAGCACGCCGTGATCGGCGATGTGCGGGGCAAGGGCCTGTTCCTGGGCGCCGAGCTGGTGGCAAATCGCGAGACCAAGGAACCGGTGAGCGAGAAACAGGCGCAGGCCGTGGTCGCCGACTGCATGGCGCAGGGCGTGATCATCGGGGTGACCAACCGCTCGATCCCGGGGCGCAACAACACGCTGTGCTTCTCGCCGGCGCTGATCGCCACCGCCGAGGATATCGACGCCATCACCGATGCGGTCGATCAGGCGCTGACCCGCGTCTTCGGCTAG
- a CDS encoding acyl-CoA synthetase — protein MTGSTIYDQHLDRTPANFTPLSPLSYIERTAAVYPDYPSVVYGDRRYTWAETYTRCRRLASALAGRGLGKGDTVSIIAANIPEMYEAHFGVPMAGAVLNAINTRLDAPIIAFILSHAEARVLIVDPEFSEVVRDALAQIDRPDLLVVDIEDPSFAGGAPVGTLSYDALLAEGDPDFDWSLPGDEWDAIALNYTSGTTGNPKGVVYHHRGAALNATSNILTWGMPQHAVYLWTLPMFHCNGWCFPWTMAANAGVSVCLRAVRDEPIYRAFREEKVTHFCGAPIVLNMLANAPDHMKDFDHQIKVMTAGAPPPAAVIEKMEAMGVDVTHVYGLTETYGPSVVCAWKEEWDGRPGAERAALKVRQGVRYVALSGLMVADPETLEPVPADGETMGEIFMQGNIVMKGYLKNPDATDRAFRGGWFASGDLGVMHPDGYIALKDRSKDIIISGGENISSVEVEDVLYKHPAVMEAAVVARPDEKWGETPCAFVELKPGQSVEAADLIAHCRANMAHFKAPKTVVFGELPKTSTGKIQKFLLRERARAL, from the coding sequence ATGACCGGCAGCACTATCTATGACCAGCATCTGGACCGGACGCCGGCCAATTTCACGCCCCTCTCGCCGCTCAGCTATATCGAGCGGACCGCGGCGGTCTACCCCGACTATCCTTCCGTCGTTTATGGCGATCGTCGCTATACCTGGGCCGAAACCTATACGCGCTGCCGACGGCTGGCGAGTGCTCTGGCCGGGCGCGGCCTGGGCAAGGGCGATACCGTTTCGATCATCGCCGCCAATATCCCCGAAATGTACGAGGCGCATTTCGGCGTGCCGATGGCGGGGGCGGTGCTGAACGCGATCAACACTCGGCTGGATGCGCCCATCATCGCCTTCATCCTGTCCCATGCCGAGGCCAGGGTACTGATCGTCGACCCCGAATTTTCCGAGGTGGTGCGCGACGCCTTGGCACAGATCGACCGGCCCGACCTGTTGGTCGTGGATATCGAGGACCCAAGCTTTGCCGGCGGCGCGCCGGTGGGCACGCTGAGCTATGATGCGCTTTTGGCAGAGGGAGACCCGGATTTCGACTGGTCGCTGCCGGGGGACGAATGGGATGCCATCGCGCTCAACTATACCTCGGGCACCACGGGCAACCCCAAGGGTGTGGTCTATCACCATCGCGGCGCGGCGCTGAACGCGACCTCGAACATCCTGACCTGGGGCATGCCGCAACACGCGGTCTATCTGTGGACGCTGCCGATGTTTCACTGCAACGGCTGGTGTTTCCCCTGGACCATGGCGGCCAATGCCGGGGTATCGGTCTGCCTGCGTGCGGTGCGCGACGAGCCGATCTATCGCGCCTTCCGCGAGGAGAAGGTGACCCATTTCTGCGGCGCGCCCATCGTGCTGAACATGCTGGCCAACGCGCCCGATCACATGAAGGACTTTGACCATCAGATCAAGGTGATGACCGCAGGCGCGCCGCCGCCGGCTGCGGTGATCGAGAAGATGGAGGCGATGGGCGTCGACGTCACCCATGTCTATGGGCTGACCGAGACCTATGGCCCCTCGGTGGTCTGTGCCTGGAAAGAGGAGTGGGATGGTCGGCCCGGGGCCGAGCGCGCGGCGCTGAAGGTGCGCCAGGGGGTGCGTTATGTGGCGCTGTCGGGGCTGATGGTGGCCGATCCCGAAACGCTTGAGCCGGTGCCCGCCGATGGCGAGACGATGGGCGAGATCTTCATGCAGGGCAATATCGTCATGAAGGGCTATCTGAAGAACCCCGATGCCACCGACAGGGCGTTTCGCGGCGGCTGGTTCGCCTCGGGCGATCTGGGGGTGATGCATCCCGATGGCTATATCGCGCTCAAGGACCGGTCCAAGGATATCATTATCTCGGGGGGCGAGAACATCTCGTCGGTCGAGGTCGAGGATGTGCTCTATAAACATCCCGCAGTGATGGAGGCGGCGGTGGTGGCGCGCCCGGACGAGAAATGGGGCGAGACACCCTGCGCCTTTGTCGAGCTGAAGCCGGGGCAATCGGTGGAGGCCGCCGACCTGATCGCGCATTGCCGGGCGAACATGGCACATTTCAAGGCACCCAAGACGGTGGTGTTTGGCGAATTGCCCAAGACCTCGACCGGCAAGATACAGAAATTCCTGCTGCGCGAGCGTGCCCGCGCGCTCTGA
- a CDS encoding ABC transporter ATP-binding protein, with amino-acid sequence MSGLSIENISMRFDLPNGSSVQALKNVSLHLKEGELMSVLGPSGCGKTTLLNIVAGFLAPTEGHIAMNGHKVHGPNAERGMVFQQGALFEWMNVRDNVSFGPRMKGQRASQYGSHVDHLLDVTGLGDFKDKAIYELSGGMQQRVALARCLANDPDVILMDEPLGALDALTREKMQGLVLKLWKETGKTIILITHSVEEALLLGERLLVMAPRPGRIHKEYRLPYADMGVNADLREVKKSEGYSQTREEILSMIWDMEEEIMGRTEAAQ; translated from the coding sequence ATGTCGGGACTGTCTATCGAAAACATATCCATGCGCTTTGACCTGCCGAACGGCAGCTCGGTGCAGGCGCTGAAAAACGTCTCTCTCCATCTCAAGGAAGGGGAGCTGATGAGCGTGCTCGGCCCGTCGGGCTGCGGCAAGACAACTCTTCTCAACATCGTCGCCGGGTTTCTGGCGCCGACCGAAGGCCATATCGCCATGAACGGCCACAAGGTGCACGGCCCCAATGCCGAACGCGGCATGGTGTTCCAGCAGGGCGCATTGTTCGAGTGGATGAATGTGCGCGACAACGTCAGCTTTGGTCCGCGCATGAAGGGACAGCGTGCGTCGCAATATGGCAGCCATGTCGACCATCTGCTGGATGTGACCGGCCTTGGCGATTTCAAGGACAAGGCGATCTACGAGCTCAGCGGTGGCATGCAGCAGCGGGTCGCGCTGGCGCGCTGCCTGGCCAATGACCCCGATGTCATCCTGATGGACGAGCCGTTGGGCGCACTGGACGCGCTGACCCGTGAAAAGATGCAAGGCCTGGTGCTGAAGCTCTGGAAAGAGACCGGCAAGACCATCATCCTGATCACCCACTCGGTCGAAGAGGCCCTGCTGCTGGGTGAACGGCTGCTGGTCATGGCGCCGCGCCCCGGACGCATCCACAAGGAATACCGCCTGCCCTATGCGGACATGGGGGTGAATGCCGACCTGCGCGAGGTCAAGAAATCCGAAGGCTATTCCCAGACGCGCGAGGAAATCCTCTCGATGATCTGGGACATGGAGGAAGAAATCATGGGACGCACGGAGGCAGCACAATGA
- a CDS encoding DUF2783 domain-containing protein codes for MSDLTLTPNIAGADDFYAELLAAHDGLDKAESDALNARLVLVLANHIGDRAVLSKALKAAAFKE; via the coding sequence ATGTCCGATCTGACACTGACCCCGAACATCGCTGGCGCGGATGATTTCTATGCCGAGCTGCTGGCCGCCCATGACGGGCTCGACAAGGCGGAAAGCGATGCGCTCAACGCCCGGCTCGTGCTGGTCCTGGCCAACCATATCGGCGATCGCGCCGTCCTGTCCAAGGCGCTGAAAGCCGCCGCATTCAAGGAGTGA
- a CDS encoding ABC transporter permease yields MIILAVYVAIFVGSFLAVRFFVRKTTNDFTSLKTVTFGDESAVTSNRIASVVSVLTIFLIWGAFTGSKYVPSFLHAPAPFVGETSFVYTLEDANGARDDATVFVKVQGFGEKTDDFDVDPGPGFAKNDAVSMTASRSTTIIFDKNDETSRKEGAKIVAIDGTPISIGQSIKTAAGQFSLTDKGAISFQPPSGLQMEPIWLPPPEAVVSRLGEIAKSGYRDSTLWEHLGFSLFRVIAGFFFGALVGIPLGYAMGLSDWFRGWFDPIVEFMRPVPPLALIPLVIIWAGIGETGKIILLFLAALWIMAIAARSGVSGVRISKVHAAYSLGASKAQIMRYVIVPNSLPEIFTGARVAMGVCWGTVVAAELVAAEKGAGMMIMVASKFQLTDIVIMGIILIGVIGFGIDILMRWAERVLVPWKSKG; encoded by the coding sequence CTGATTATCCTTGCGGTCTATGTGGCGATCTTTGTCGGGTCGTTCCTGGCCGTGCGCTTTTTCGTGCGCAAGACCACCAATGATTTTACCTCGCTCAAAACGGTGACCTTTGGCGATGAAAGCGCGGTCACCTCGAACCGGATCGCCTCGGTGGTGTCGGTTCTCACCATCTTCCTGATCTGGGGCGCGTTCACCGGGTCGAAATACGTGCCGTCCTTCCTGCACGCACCGGCGCCCTTTGTCGGTGAGACCTCGTTTGTCTACACGCTCGAGGATGCCAACGGTGCCCGCGACGATGCCACTGTTTTCGTCAAGGTGCAGGGCTTTGGCGAAAAGACCGACGATTTCGATGTCGATCCGGGGCCGGGCTTTGCCAAGAACGATGCCGTTTCGATGACCGCGTCGCGCTCGACCACCATCATCTTTGACAAGAATGATGAGACCAGTCGCAAGGAAGGCGCCAAGATCGTCGCCATCGACGGCACTCCGATTTCGATCGGCCAGTCGATCAAGACCGCCGCGGGCCAGTTCTCGCTGACCGACAAGGGCGCGATCAGCTTCCAGCCGCCCTCGGGCCTGCAGATGGAGCCGATCTGGCTGCCACCGCCCGAAGCCGTGGTCAGCCGCCTGGGCGAGATTGCGAAATCGGGCTATCGCGACAGCACCCTGTGGGAGCATCTGGGCTTCTCCCTGTTCCGTGTGATCGCCGGCTTCTTCTTTGGCGCGCTGGTCGGCATTCCGCTGGGCTATGCCATGGGGCTGAGCGACTGGTTCCGCGGCTGGTTCGACCCGATCGTCGAGTTCATGCGCCCGGTGCCGCCGCTGGCCCTGATCCCGCTGGTCATCATCTGGGCGGGGATCGGCGAGACCGGCAAGATCATCTTGTTGTTCCTCGCGGCCTTGTGGATCATGGCCATCGCCGCCCGCTCGGGTGTCTCGGGGGTCCGGATCTCGAAGGTGCATGCCGCCTATTCGCTGGGAGCCAGCAAGGCGCAGATCATGCGGTACGTGATCGTTCCGAACTCGTTGCCCGAGATCTTCACCGGTGCGCGGGTGGCGATGGGGGTCTGCTGGGGCACCGTGGTTGCCGCCGAACTGGTGGCGGCGGAAAAGGGTGCCGGGATGATGATCATGGTCGCGTCCAAGTTCCAGCTGACCGATATCGTCATCATGGGGATCATCCTGATCGGCGTGATCGGCTTTGGCATCGACATCCTGATGCGCTGGGCCGAACGGGTTCTGGTGCCCTGGAAAAGCAAGGGCTGA
- the speB gene encoding agmatinase, whose translation MASHGYDSGRLNLPFVGICTFGKYPYVEDWDSIDADAAILGAPFDFGAQWRSGARMGPRAIREASTLFSFGHAGAYDFEDDITYLDPAKVRIVDIGDADIVHTDTIKSHANIEFGVRKILQAGALPVVLGGDHSINIPCINAFDDQDPIHVVQIDAHLDFVDERHGVRYGHGNPMRRAAEKAHVTGLTQIGIRNVSSTAKDGYDAARAMGSDIQSVRHVRRMGTAAMLARIPEGVRYYLTIDIDAFDPSIAPGTGTPSHGGFLYYEVLELIDGLARRGEIAGIDLVEVAPDYDQSGSTSILAAQLLMNTLGRVLHHRRR comes from the coding sequence ATGGCATCACACGGATATGACAGTGGACGGTTGAACCTGCCCTTTGTGGGCATTTGCACCTTTGGCAAGTACCCCTATGTCGAGGATTGGGACAGTATCGACGCAGATGCCGCGATCCTGGGTGCGCCCTTCGATTTCGGCGCCCAATGGCGCTCTGGCGCGCGCATGGGGCCACGTGCGATCCGCGAGGCCTCGACCCTGTTTTCCTTCGGCCATGCGGGCGCCTATGATTTCGAGGACGACATCACCTATCTCGATCCCGCCAAGGTGCGGATCGTCGATATCGGCGATGCCGATATCGTGCATACCGACACGATCAAGAGCCACGCCAATATCGAATTCGGCGTCCGCAAGATCCTGCAGGCCGGGGCGTTGCCGGTGGTGCTAGGGGGTGATCATTCCATCAACATCCCCTGTATCAACGCCTTTGACGATCAGGACCCGATCCACGTGGTGCAGATCGACGCGCATCTGGATTTCGTCGACGAACGGCATGGCGTGCGCTATGGCCACGGCAACCCGATGCGGCGCGCCGCGGAGAAGGCGCATGTCACCGGGTTGACCCAGATCGGTATCCGCAACGTCTCCTCCACCGCAAAGGACGGCTATGACGCGGCGCGCGCCATGGGCTCGGATATCCAGTCGGTGCGGCACGTACGGCGGATGGGAACGGCGGCGATGCTCGCGCGTATCCCCGAAGGCGTCCGCTATTACCTGACCATCGACATCGACGCCTTCGACCCGTCGATCGCGCCGGGTACCGGCACGCCCAGTCATGGCGGGTTTCTCTATTACGAGGTGCTCGAACTGATCGACGGGCTGGCACGGCGTGGCGAGATCGCCGGGATCGACCTGGTCGAGGTGGCGCCCGATTACGACCAGAGCGGCAGCACCTCGATCCTGGCGGCGCAGCTTCTGATGAACACGCTGGGCCGGGTCCTACACCACCGCAGACGCTAG
- the maiA gene encoding maleylacetoacetate isomerase, translating to MTETILYDYWRSSASYRLRIALNLAGIAYTAVPVDLVKGEHRSAEHLARNPQGLVPVLDIDGLRLTQSLAMLDYLDQTRGLGLVPADPASRAQVQALAQAIAVDIHPVCNLKVARHATQLSGGAEDMPGAWMRHFIRPGLQAFETRLAGFEQSPYCCGDAPGLADICLMPQIYNARRWEVDISDLPRLLSVEAACNEHPSFSAAHPDRHAPVA from the coding sequence ATGACCGAAACGATCCTCTATGACTATTGGCGCTCCTCCGCCAGCTACCGGCTGCGCATTGCGCTCAACCTCGCAGGGATCGCCTACACAGCTGTCCCGGTCGATCTGGTCAAGGGCGAACACCGCTCAGCCGAACATCTGGCCCGCAATCCGCAAGGGCTGGTGCCGGTGCTTGACATCGACGGCCTGCGGCTGACCCAGTCGCTGGCGATGCTCGATTATCTCGACCAGACCCGAGGGCTGGGGCTGGTGCCCGCCGACCCGGCAAGCCGGGCGCAGGTGCAGGCGCTGGCACAGGCGATCGCGGTCGATATCCACCCGGTCTGCAACCTGAAGGTCGCCCGCCACGCCACCCAGCTCAGTGGCGGAGCCGAGGACATGCCGGGGGCCTGGATGCGCCATTTCATCCGCCCCGGCCTGCAAGCCTTCGAAACGAGGCTGGCCGGGTTCGAGCAATCGCCCTATTGCTGCGGCGATGCGCCCGGGCTGGCCGATATCTGCCTGATGCCCCAGATCTACAATGCGCGCCGCTGGGAGGTGGATATCAGCGACCTGCCGCGCCTGCTTTCGGTCGAGGCGGCCTGCAACGAACACCCCTCCTTTTCCGCCGCGCATCCCGATCGTCACGCCCCCGTCGCCTGA